AAAATCCTTATGAAGGATTTCTTTGCCTGTTAACTCATGTCTTATGCTCTATTAAAAAGGTACCTACTATTTAGTATATACACATGCTGGGAGGCAAAGAGAAAGAATGGGTAATATAGGCTTTGGGTTAAGACAGAATTAGTTTGAAAATAATCTCTATTACCTATTAGCTATATGATCAAGGAGACAACATTGCCAAACATATTTGTTTTgggaaaattaaaacaagaagccaggtgcaatggcacaagCCTgctatcccagtggctcaagaggctgaggcaggaggatctcgagttcaaggccagcctcagcaactgagtaagaccctgtctcaaaattttaaaataaaacggactggggatgtagctcagtgatactgCAAGCCTTGGcttcaaatcccagtaccaaataaataaaataaaataattttttaaaatttttatatttttaataaaggtattatgttcatttacaactaaaaaaaaattttaagaatattcacAGATATAGAGTTTAGTAAAAAGCAGAGAAGGGAAGTTCTAGAAATAGTCAAAGAGCCACTGTGTAAAGGCAAGAACTAAGGACAGCCTTCCAGTTCAGAGTCATGGAATAATgaaggggtctggggttgtggctcagtggtagagcactctcgcCTAGCGCGTGCAAGGctgtgggttcgatcctcagcaccatataaaaataaataaataaaataaaagttattgtatccaactacagctaaaacaaaatatttttaaaaattttaatatttttagttgtaaatgaacacaatacctttatttttatttatttattattatgtggtgctgaggattgaacccaacgcctcacacatgccaggcaagtgttctaccactgagctgcaaccccagcccccaaacaaaaatttttaaaaagagctgggaagggctggggttgtggctcagtggtagagtactcacctggcacgtttgaggcactgggttagatcctcagcaccacataaaaataaataaatacaataaaggtattgtgtctaactacaactaaatatatatttaaaaaaagagctgggatgaaGTTCCgttggtagagtgcccctgggttccaacTGTagtaccataaaacaaacaaacaaaaaaacccaccatTATTAAAGTTACTTTCTGCCACTCATTCAACAAAATTAACTGTTTGAGACCtgatctcaaaacaaaacaaaatgagctAAGGACATATCTTAGTGGaggaatgcttgcttagcataaaCAAGGCTTTATATTCAATCCCGGTACCTGCCTCCACACAAATTAActgttacagatttttttttattgttatttttgggtttttcttttttttaacattttttttcacttgtcaatagacatttattttatttatttatatgtagtggtgagaatcaaaccagtgcctcacacatgccagacaaatgTGCTAAtgctgagctgcaaccccagcccattttgggggttttttgagatagggtcttactatgttgcccaggcaggccttgatCTCTTAGGTCAAGTAATCCTCCCACATCAGCCTTCCAAGGGTCAGGAactacaagtgtgtgccaccaatGCCCAGTTGGAGATTTTTTGAGCCTGGGGATATTATTTCAGTTTGGGTAGTCAGGGAAAACCTCTCAAAACAGGACACATGTGAGCTGAGGCATGAATGATAAGAAGCAGCAAAGAGAAAACCAAGTTTAAAGAGCCAGAGTTGAGAATAAACTTAACAGtctgaggaaagaaaagagaaagaaaaacaacatggCAGACAAATAGGGCCTTGTAAGTCAAAGTAAGGCTGGCAGATTTTATTTGAAGTACAATgaaggggtctggggttgtggctcagtggtagagcactcgcctagcatgtgcgaggctgtgggttggatcctcagcaccatgaaaCCAGGGCCTTATAGGTCCTAGGCAAGtactacaccactgagctatatccctagcccttctatttattattttgagataggctctcactgagttgcccaggttggcctggaCCTTGTGATCTTCCTCATGCTTCAGTTATCTGAACAGCTGAAATTAAGggatgtgccaccaagcccaacttaatttatgtattaataagatctggggctgggattgtggctcagcggtagagtgctcacctagcacattcgaggccttgggttcaattctcagcaccacataaaaaatataaataaataaataaataaataaatcactctCATTCTCGTTGCTGTGGGAAAAATGGTTTTTAAGGATGCAAAAGTGGAGGCAGGAAAGCTAGTATATGGGCTATAACAGAGTACAATGAGAGGTGATGAATTATGAGGGtcacagagaaaacagaattgAGAAGACGGGCACAGAGATATAGACAGTACAGAGGTGAACCAGTAATGAGGAGCAGAAGAGAAAcaggggaagaaggggaaggaaaggagaggtaatgaggaatgaaattgatctAAATATGTTCTATATGGGTATAAATGTCACATGAATCCCACTAtagtgtataattataatgcaccaattaaaaaaagaaatgaaggagcaAAGTTACATATATAATCTAAAGTTTTCCCTTCCCATCAACATCTGCAACTTGGTCTTACCTCCAGATCCATGTATACTGCACTAATGGCCACTTTGGTACCTTGCCTATGGATGGTCTTCTGGTCCTTTCTCAGTATCTGTTCAGTGGTCAGCCCTAAAAAGTGGATGTAAGACTATGAGTCAACCAGGGAACCCAAGGTCCTAACACCAGGAAGAtgaggacaaaaaaaaagaaaaaacatagccTCTCTTAAGGGCAATGAACAGAGGAGATCACTGAAAATttagccacccccacccccgattTTCCCCTTTTTTGTACTGTTTTAACTTTCTAAAAGTACATCTGGAGTTTGGTGTTGTGGaacatgcctatcatcccagctatTTGGAAAGTGAGGCAAAAGATTTTTGTCTGGAATACACAGACACCCTGACTCAAATAAATAAGAtcactctaaataaataaacaaatggataaataaaagtatttgtagggggctgggtttgtggctaagtggtagagtactcgcctagcatgagtgaggcactgggtttgatcctgagcaccacataaaaataaaggaaaaagtacaAGGCAGACAGTGTTTAAAACAAACATGTAGtacttttcattctttccttacatctttcattctccttttttaCATCAGGTAGTGGTTGAGTAGAAGATGATAGaggttttttttagttctcttcCTTTGTCCTTTGTATATTCATTCTAAATGTTTCTTCTGCCTCTCTATCCAATTATATAGCTTTTGCTCTGATAATTTACTTTCCCTCAgtatactttatttatatattctatgttCTCTGATTAGACTGGAACCTCTAAGACTATTCCTCCTCATTCTTCCTAAGATCCAGGATAAAACATTCCATGAAGTAATTGATCAGTTCATGATCATATTAATATGATGCCTCCTTTCTCTCTGGTATGAAGTGTAAATCCTTATGCATGCTCTGGAATTGTTTTGATTGCATTCACGAATACAATGAAAAAAGCTTGCCCACTTGCTTTCTCATGTGGGAGGTAGAGAATTCAGCTTGACACTTCATACCTGACACATCAAACTTTGCTTTTTGTAGGAAATCAAAAATGTCATTTCTCTTAGGCAGATCTGGGAAGAGGGCCTCCAGTTTCTCCACGTATTCATTATCCTTTGGGGTTGCCTTTCCAATTTTAATGTCCATGTTGACACAGTCCAAGATGATGGTTCCTATTGAGAAGGGGGATGGCAGAACTTAAATCATGTGACCTCCACTCACAACCACCAGAACACATATAACCTTCAAACCAAATGGGCACAATACAGAGGAGACTTGCAGGGCAAActcactgaaaataaaacaagaaactgGGACTATGTCGTAAGATTTCTGGATCCTAGGCAGGGAAATAGAGAAAAAGTGGAAAGGAAGCCTAAATATCTCAATCCTTGGAGATGCTGCAACCTTGTTACAGAGaggacatctttttctttttggtttgggggatactgggaattgaatccaggggcacttaaccactgaatcacatccccactCACCcaccctttttttctattttttttaatattttgttttagttgtagttggacacaatacctttattttattttttatttttattttttttattttattatttttcttaaagacagagagagagaatttttaatatttattttttagttttcggcagacacaacatctttgtttgtatgtggtgcggaggatcgaacctgggccacatgcatgccaggtgagcgcgctaccgcttgagccacatccccagcccttatttttttaaaatattttttagttgaaggacctttattttattttatttatttatatgtggtgctgagaattgaacccagtgcttcacatgcacgaggcaagtgctctaccactaagctacaactccagccccctttatttttatgtggtgctaaggatcaaacccagtaccctacacatgctagacaagcactctaccactgaatcccatctattttttattttgagacagggtctcactaagttgcttagggccttgccatatTGCTGGGACTGGTTTCaaactgtgatcttcctgcctcagcctcctgagctgctgggattatagtgtgtACCACACACACCCAGCCCTTGGACATCTCTTCGGTAGGCCAAATCTCATCAAAGAATTTAAGCTGAAATAAGAGTGTAGTCtaactctttatttttaatttattttttttttagttgaagatggacataatacctttactttattaattatttttaatgtggtgctatggattgaacccaatgcctcacatgtacaaggcaagtgctccaccactgagctacaaccctaggccctctctctctctctcttttttttaataaatagagaaaatgaaaataaaaaaggttaagAGATTTGCTCCAGGACACATGCCTATTTCCTAGTAGAACTGGTATAAGAATCCATTTTCTGCTTATTTGGCTAGTACTCCTTCCATTAAATACCACAAATAGGAAGCGTCAAGGTTTGCTGCCCTGTGATTCCTTTCTACTTTCTCCAACAAAACATCTCACAGGCCTTTAAATGCCTAATTGTTCCCTGAAATAATTCCATCCTCTGGTATGAACTGAATGGTTTTGAGAGCATATATGGTTAGACTGGAAGAGTCTAGATTTTCCCACTCTCCCTTCTTTGGGTTGGGTCTCAACACCAAACCACCCTTACCATGCAGAAGGGCTGCAGTTTGCCTGTCCAAGATCTCTGGTGCCCCCTGCAGGATTCTCTCAGCCACCAGGGTAGAACAGGACCCCACAAGCTCAACAGAGACATGGCAAAGAGGGCAGTGTTTCTGCTCGATGGGTCGATGGTCTAGCACCTCTACTATGGCCTCTTCTAGAGCTGCATCACTTCTGTGGAGGCGGGAGGGtatgggaaaagagaaagaaagataggtTATCTATCTTCAAAACCCTCACACCAAAGGAAAGTGCAGATATCTTAGGCTAACAAGTAGACCTGTAGTCATTCCTACTCTGCCTCATTTCTCTCCATTCTCTTCTTTAATGTCATATCTGAAGGGGTATTTAAATAGCATGTAAGTGAATTCTGTGAAGTATCTGCTTCAAATAGCTTGCCCACATAtttgttgtacatttttttcttttttgggggggagggtataATGGAGATTAAACCtaagggcttaaccactgagctgtacccccagtcttttttatttttttattttgagacagggtcttgctaagttgctagggccttgctaagttgctgaggctggcctcaaacctgcaatcctcctatctcaggctcctaaattgctgggattacaggcatgtgccatcatgcctggatCCAACTGACATTTGATACTCAACATTAAAATCTTGCCTGTTTCTCAATTCCCTCAATACTCAAATTCCACATAGGTGACAAGGTCCTAGGGCTCCTCTTCATGCCTTCCTTTCCAGCCCTCAGCTATTGTCTTGTTCTAGGCCCTCCATAGCTTTCATCTGGACTACTTCAACAGTCTCTTAACCAAACACCTGCTTCCAGCTAAACGCCCTCCTAAGCTATTCTTCACAAAGCTGCctgaatttaaagtaaaaaagcaaATTTGATTGCCAGGACCtagaataaatataattcacaagTTTCCCACTGCCTACCTCTTTAGTCTTATCTTTTTCTAcattctccttttccctcctatTTTATGCTCTGGCTGTGCAAAACAAATTTCACTTTCCCTAACTCACCATGCTACTTCATACCTGCCTGGCTTTGCTTCTATTAATTACTTCTTCTGCCTGGAACACTTCCTAACGCCTTCCCTCCTTATTCAGGGAGCAAACACCTAAGATCAGGGGTCAATTCTGCTACAAAACCTTTCCTGATGCCCTCAATTCCCTTCTAGTATAATGAATAATTCCATCCTTCATGTACCTACTGTCCCTAGAATGAAAATCACTTGTTTCCCACCCATTACAATGATCTATTTACCCAATTTCCTCTTCCTGACTGTAAGCTTCATGAGAAGGGAACCCTGTCTTACTTTCATCCTCTAACTAAGAGTTGATTAACGCATGAATGCATAGCTCATCCAAGATATCAGGCTTTGTCATTTTCTGCTACAATTACAGGAtgctcaaggaaaaaaatcatacattttaaaGGCCAGAGAGCGTgattcagtggtggagcacttgcctagtacatgtgagaccctgggttccttccccagcaccacaaaaaacccaaaatacatttttccccccaggtaccagggattgaactcaggggcactcaacctctgagccacatccccagccccatttttgtatttagagacagagtctcactgagttgcttagcgcctcaccattgctgaggatggctttgaactcgtgagccttctgcctcaggttcccgagctgctggaattacaagagtgtgccactgtgcccagcccaaaatacattttaagattAGCAGGAGTCAGACAGACTTAGGCAAATCTCATACCCATgttatgtttttgaaaatttttttccaatcatAAATTAGGGGTTGGAATTATTATAGAAGTACACATTTTTCAAATACACTCAAATGAGACATTCATAGACTTTACCATGTTATTCTGAAGTTACCATGAATTTATGTAGGAAATATGGTCACTTactaaccttttaaaaattaaaaacatagttccaacaattttttaaaggccTATATTATAATAAATCTGCCACAAAATCTTGCAATGATGATACCAAAGGCAGATTTAAATGATCTTTGAGTTATTCTTTAGTTTGAGCTCAAAATGTTCCTatttctctgctttgtttcttttttgttaatttttttttctagtagttgtagatgaatagcATagcctgcctttattttattcatttatttatttatttatttaagagagagagaattttttaatatttattttttagttttcggtggacacaacatctttattttatttttatgtggtgctgaggatcgaacccagcgccccgcgcatgccaggcgagcatgctaccacttgaaccacatccccagccccatattttatttgtttatttttatgcagtgctaaggatccaacTCACTGCCTTACCTGTGCCAGgcaaatactctgccactgagttatagccccagctCTGTTATATGTCTTTATGCTATAAACAAACATATAACTGGAGAATTGACATTATTTCCTGTTGAATTTCTGTATCAAATATGACCAATCAGTTATAATTAATCTTTAAGATCGCTAAAAGCAAAgactcttcctttatttatatctCATTCATCAGAGTCCAATGTGGTACATAAGTATGAATTTAATTTCCACCTACTTACTTGGGTAAGACATGATGGTCAACAAGGATGAGGGTAAGTTGGCCAGCCTGGTGCAATGCATGGAGATCAATCTCATCCCGAAAAATCAAGATAGTTTCGGGAATTTGAATCTTCTGAAGGAAGAAGACATTGTCACCTCGTAGAGGTAGCTCAGAAcgttttatatttaaaactggTATAAAGACTTCCTCAGCTTCATTCGTCTGaatagaaaagtgaaaagaagGTATCACAAGTTTTGGGATAGGAAAAAGTACCAAgattgggctgaggttgtagtgCAGTAGTACAGCAtgtacttagcatgcatgaggccctgggttcaatccccaacaccaaaggGAACAAAAGTAACAAGACAATTGGAACCAAAGGAGACATGATCTTGAATAAGCTACTACCTTTCTCAAAGTCACAATTACCtactccataaaaataaaaggattttttttagtttttaggtggtaAGGATTGAATTAAGGCCCTGCACATGTTAGCATGTGCTCTATCACTAGTTTGTACCCCCATCCCCAAAAGGATGGCTCTTGCCCTCCCTCCTTCTTGGTTATAACATGAAAGCCAATAAGGCAACTCATAGTAAAGACCTAGTTCTAGATGCAAtgccacagagaaaaaaaaaatttttttttcagtccttaaGAGTtatcctgggggctggggatgtggctcaagtggtagcgcgcttgcctggcatgcgtgcggcccgggttcaatcctcagtaccacatacaaacaaagatgctgtgtccaccgaaaactgaaaaataaatataaaaaattctctctctctctctctctctctcctaaaaaaaaaaaaaaaaaaaaaaaagagttatcctgggctgggtgtggtggcgcacacctgtaatcccagtggtttgggaggctgagacaagagaactgcgagttcaaagccaacctcagctaaagcaaggagctaagcaattcggtgagaccctgtctctaaataaaatacaaaacaggactggggggctgaggatgtggctcaagcggtagcgcgctcgcctcgcatgcgtgtggcccgggttcgatcctcagcaccacatacaaacaaagatgttgtgtctgccgaaagcttaaaaaaataaataaaaattctctctctctttctctctctctctttaaaaaaaaaaaaaaaaaaaacagggctggggatgtgactcagtggttgaatgctcctgagttcaattcccagtacccaccccgaaaaaaaaaaaaaaaaggttagctGGGCAAGAAGAATACCCACTAGATGACTGACACCCCTAAGGAACTCataataatttgaatattgaTTTATGGTTTTACATATCCCTCAAAACTTATTTACCAGCCAGGCACactggcaaatgcctgtaatcagGAAgctgacaggaggatcacgagttcaaagccaacctcagcaacttagcgaggccctaagcaacttagcaagaccctatctctaaataaaatatgaaaaggactggggttgctcagtggttaaaaagtgtccctgggttcaatccccagtaaaaaaaaaaaaaaaaacaaacttatttaCCCATTTTCTTCCCCTCACAGTAACACTGAAAAGTATGGTGACATGAGAATCAGCAAAGTTAAGGGATTTAACTTACCCAAGACTAAATGCTGGTAAATAGCGgagctggtcttgaatttaaatttttttcattctaaggGGCTCTGTTCCTAGGTACTTACCTTTGTCAGATAAAAAGCCAGAGCAAGAGCAGACACCATGGAGTCCAAGTCACAGGCTTCATTTCCCAGTACAACATGTAGATGTCTGGACTCCTGGAGAGGAAAGAGAGGTGGAAACTGACAAAAGCATCTCCATCTTTCTCCGTTTACCTATACACGTCCATTTACTGATCTTCACAGAGGAGGGTGAGACACAAAATCTCCTGGGTCCTCACTTTATGGATGAAGAGATGAGCAGAGGGTCTGTTTACCTAAGCTTTAAGCATTCCACACACATCCAGTGGGGCAAAAGTGCTCCTTCCTCACTAGTAAACTGTTTTCTTGAATGTTGTTAACTTACAGAAGAACAGTGAATAATTCTGATTTCTTATGCTTCAAAAGTATAACATTAGGGTAGATAATATAGAAAGAGTTTGCCactctctgcctccatttttaaaatagataaaatgaccCTTATACTTCTAAATCAAGAGAACAGGTGAAGAGGCTttgaaaataaaggtaaaaataagaTCAAGTCCATTATCCAGTTGTCCAGATAAACTATGCCTGCCCTGAGAAGCCCCAATGATAACCATATATAACTGACATCTCTCACAACCCAAAAAGCAGATTCAGATTAAAGCAAGaacagctgctgctgctggaacctttatttttaaagcattgaaaAGTCCAGCTGCTGATAAGAACTCCTAGGAGCAAAGGATAGCTACTATTATTAAACTTGTTCTTCTCCATCTGTTTAGTAATCAGTTTTAAATACAACACACTTAGACTACAGTGCCTACAATAGCAAAGACAGGGTTCTTTTTTTGGCTTTGCTTTTactaaatgtttattgagtgtgTCAAGCATTATTCTAACATTTTTACATGCATTAACTAACCATTTAGTTCTCAAAACAACCCAATGAGGCACATACTTAAAGAGTTATtattttagccaggcatggtggtataagCCTGTAATGTGTTATTTggaaggctcaggcaggaggattacaagtttgaggccagaatgagcaacttagagagatgctttctcaaaataaaaaataaaaataaatgaaaagagatggaaatgtagctcagcagtacagttCTTGCCTGGTATACACCAGTCCCtggttcaatctcagtaccacaaacacaaaaaatattattgttttattctaAGAATGACCATTATGTTgggtgaaataaaaacataaagcttATGACTTAGTTTAGGGCACAATAATTCTCttaccagtttttatttttgaacttctATCTCACTCTGCTTCTGAGAGGATGAGATGAGAGAGACAAAATAAGACATACTAGTTACAGCAGGATTTCTTAATTTTGGTATTACTGTTATTTCGGACTGGCCTACTTCAAGATTATGGAAGCCTCATCACTAATCATTATTTTGATTTGATATAAATCAAAACCAGTAAGATTTACCTCTTCCCAGATAGAAGGGATATTATCAAAAAGGCAAATAATTAACATGCTGGTCAGGATGCTGGTGGGGAATGTAAATCAATACAGTCATCATGGAAAACCATATGGAACTTCCTCAAAAAATCAGAGATTGAACTACCAATGATCCAGTAATCCCACAACTCAAATCAGTATGTCAGAGACATCTGTTAATTGCATGTTTAttgcaacactattcacaatagtagTCGAGATATGGAATCGATCTAAGTATACattcacagatgaatggataaaaaaaagtactgtgaaaaaaaataaagaagaaaggagagagggaatgaAATGtggggctaggaatgtagctaagtagtaggaaggaaggaaaagagggagcaaaaaaaggaagaggaaggaaggttgGGTAAgtggggctggtgatgtggctccccaatacagtgcttgcctagtatgcatgaggccctgggtttggtccccagcaccacaaaaaaaaaaaaaaagtggtaaaaaagaatgaaattgcccatttgcagcaacatgaatggaactggaagacATTATATTACATGAACTATGTCAAGCACAGCaagacaaataccacatattCTCACCTATATATGGAAGCAAAAAAGTTGACCTCAAAGAAAGAGAGTAGATCTCAGATCCTGAGATGGGGAGAGAGGATGGTGAAAGGATGGTTAACAGGTAAAGCGATGCAGTCAGATACACAGGAGGAGTAACCTCTAAAGTTCTGTAGCACAGTA
This sequence is a window from Marmota flaviventris isolate mMarFla1 chromosome 10, mMarFla1.hap1, whole genome shotgun sequence. Protein-coding genes within it:
- the Prune1 gene encoding exopolyphosphatase PRUNE1 isoform X1 encodes the protein MEDYLQGCRAALQESRHLHVVLGNEACDLDSMVSALALAFYLTKTNEAEEVFIPVLNIKRSELPLRGDNVFFLQKIQIPETILIFRDEIDLHALHQAGQLTLILVDHHVLPKSDAALEEAIVEVLDHRPIEQKHCPLCHVSVELVGSCSTLVAERILQGAPEILDRQTAALLHGTIILDCVNMDIKIGKATPKDNEYVEKLEALFPDLPKRNDIFDFLQKAKFDVSGLTTEQILRKDQKTIHRQGTKVAISAVYMDLEAFLQRPNLLADLSAFCQAHSYDALVAMTIFFNAHNEPVRQLAIFCPHVALRMMICEVLERSHSPPLKLTPVPNTHPNLQAYLQGNTQVSRKKLLPVLQEALSTYFDSTKIPSGQPETVGVSREQVDKDLDRAGHALISGLSQDEEDPPLPPTPMNSLVDECPLDQGLPKLSAEAVFEKCSQISLSQSTTASLSNK
- the Prune1 gene encoding exopolyphosphatase PRUNE1 isoform X2, with protein sequence MEDYLQGCRAALQESRHLHVVLGNEACDLDSMVSALALAFYLTKTNEAEEVFIPVLNIKRSELPLRGDNVFFLQKIQIPETILIFRDEIDLHALHQAGQLTLILVDHHVLPKSDAALEEAIVEVLDHRPIEQKHCPLCHVSVELVGSCSTLVAERILQGAPEILDRQTAALLHGTIILDCVNMDIKIGKATPKDNEYVEKLEALFPDLPKRNDIFDFLQKAKFDVSGLTTEQILRKDQKTIHRQGTKVAISAVYMDLEICEVLERSHSPPLKLTPVPNTHPNLQAYLQGNTQVSRKKLLPVLQEALSTYFDSTKIPSGQPETVGVSREQVDKDLDRAGHALISGLSQDEEDPPLPPTPMNSLVDECPLDQGLPKLSAEAVFEKCSQISLSQSTTASLSNK